In the genome of Magnolia sinica isolate HGM2019 chromosome 2, MsV1, whole genome shotgun sequence, one region contains:
- the LOC131236957 gene encoding uncharacterized protein LOC131236957 isoform X2, with protein sequence MQSPSPSLTHLFLFFFFFFFFLFFFCIREASAAAKAPMPVGNISTVEDAEYFHIYYGQTFKVIKNGVDGKSYLLIQSNSRMAIKTKYCTGRIKSFIIPLANYSVDPTDFPVSFFELLGLVENLKGITTDGVISKCILKSYMDGNIAIVNKTDTSQITQFAAHFVSYTDGQQSCNFVTIAPAEEDTPLQRAEWIKYLGTYANLEARANQVFDAIKGNYICLSKTAASKAAPFKPVVAWLQYNESGSMWSFTKEEYKLKYVEDAGGEILDESISRNTYNVSIPDDLDNFHAILCTIDVVIDETYAPDPSQYNVSTFTNNVNVADNSCFAFLTNQSLWRYDKRMRDSSPLDWFDGGMSQPQLVLADLVEAFFPTGNYTTTYFRNLAKEEGVVSIGPEMCDRDISTAMDPTIIPCQ encoded by the exons ATGCAATCTCCATCTCCTTCTTTAACgcacctcttcctcttcttcttcttcttcttcttcttcctcttctttttctgtATTAGAGAAGCTAGTGCGGCTGCAAAGGCACCGATGCCGGTGGGGAACATTTCTACTGTGGAAGATGCTGAGTATTTCCATATTTACTACGGCCAGACCTTCAAAGTCATAAAGAATGGTGTGGATGGCAAGAGCTATCTTCTTATCCAG AGTAATTCCAGAATGGCAATCAAGACAAAATACTGCACGGGAAGAATCAAATCGTTCATAATCCCTCTGGCTAATTACTCAGTGGACCCTACAGATTTTCCAG TGTCATTCTTCGAG CTGCTAGGGTTAGTAGAGAATTTGAAGGGCATAACAACAGACGGTGTGATTTCCAAGTGTATACTGAAATCTTATATGGATGGGAACATTGCGATTGTAAATAAGACAGATACATCGCAAATTACACAATTCGCAGCTCATTTTGTAAGCTATACGGACGGCCAGCAATCCTGCAATTTCGTCACCATTGCACCAGCCGAAGAGGACACCCCCTTGCAG CGTGCAGAGTGGATCAAGTACTTGGGCACGTACGCCAACTTGGAAGCAAGAGCTAATCAAGTCTTCGATGca ATTAAAGGAAATTATATATGCTTGAGCAAAACAGCTGCAAGTAAGGCAGCACCCTTCAAACCAGTTGTAGCATGGTTACAGTACAACGAG AGTGGATCAA TGTGGTCTTTTACCAAGGAAGAGTACAAGTTAAAG TACGTGGAAGATGCAGGGGGAGAGATCTTGGACGAGTCTATCAGCAGAAATACATACAACGTCTCAATTCCGGATGATTTGGACAACTTCCACGCCATACTCTGT ACCATTGATGTCGTGATCGATGAAACGTATGCACCGGATCCATCACAATACAATGTATCAACGTTCACCAACAACGTTAACGTTGCAGATAACTCTTGTTTCGCCTTCCTTACCAATCAAAGCCTCTGGAGATATGACAAGAGAATGCGAGACTCATCGCCGCTCG ACTGGTTTGATGGTGGTATGTCCCAACCTCAGCTAGTCCTAGCAGATTTAGTTGAAGCCTTCTTTCCAACCGGGAATTACACAACAACTTACTTCAGAAACCTCGCTAAG GAAGAAGGGGTTGTAAGCATTGGTCCGGAGATGTGCGATAGAGATATCTCAACAGCTATGGATCCCACAATAATACCTTGCCAATGA
- the LOC131236957 gene encoding uncharacterized protein LOC131236957 isoform X1, which produces MQSPSPSLTHLFLFFFFFFFFLFFFCIREASAAAKAPMPVGNISTVEDAEYFHIYYGQTFKVIKNGVDGKSYLLIQSNSRMAIKTKYCTGRIKSFIIPLANYSVDPTDFPVSFFELLGLVENLKGITTDGVISKCILKSYMDGNIAIVNKTDTSQITQFAAHFVSYTDGQQSCNFVTIAPAEEDTPLQRAEWIKYLGTYANLEARANQVFDAIKGNYICLSKTAASKAAPFKPVVAWLQYNEGVWSFTKEEYKLKYVEDAGGEILDESISRNTYNVSIPDDLDNFHAILCTIDVVIDETYAPDPSQYNVSTFTNNVNVADNSCFAFLTNQSLWRYDKRMRDSSPLGKPTNLYLALSMPGPLANYPAQQVLRSRKGPFSAL; this is translated from the exons ATGCAATCTCCATCTCCTTCTTTAACgcacctcttcctcttcttcttcttcttcttcttcttcctcttctttttctgtATTAGAGAAGCTAGTGCGGCTGCAAAGGCACCGATGCCGGTGGGGAACATTTCTACTGTGGAAGATGCTGAGTATTTCCATATTTACTACGGCCAGACCTTCAAAGTCATAAAGAATGGTGTGGATGGCAAGAGCTATCTTCTTATCCAG AGTAATTCCAGAATGGCAATCAAGACAAAATACTGCACGGGAAGAATCAAATCGTTCATAATCCCTCTGGCTAATTACTCAGTGGACCCTACAGATTTTCCAG TGTCATTCTTCGAG CTGCTAGGGTTAGTAGAGAATTTGAAGGGCATAACAACAGACGGTGTGATTTCCAAGTGTATACTGAAATCTTATATGGATGGGAACATTGCGATTGTAAATAAGACAGATACATCGCAAATTACACAATTCGCAGCTCATTTTGTAAGCTATACGGACGGCCAGCAATCCTGCAATTTCGTCACCATTGCACCAGCCGAAGAGGACACCCCCTTGCAG CGTGCAGAGTGGATCAAGTACTTGGGCACGTACGCCAACTTGGAAGCAAGAGCTAATCAAGTCTTCGATGca ATTAAAGGAAATTATATATGCTTGAGCAAAACAGCTGCAAGTAAGGCAGCACCCTTCAAACCAGTTGTAGCATGGTTACAGTACAACGAG GGAGTGTGGTCTTTTACCAAGGAAGAATACAAGTTAAAG TACGTGGAAGATGCAGGGGGAGAGATCTTGGACGAGTCTATCAGCAGAAATACATACAACGTCTCAATTCCAGATGATTTGGACAACTTCCACGCCATACTCTGT ACCATTGATGTCGTGATCGATGAAACGTATGCACCGGATCCATCACAATACAATGTATCAACGTTCACCAACAACGTTAACGTTGCAGATAACTCTTGTTTCGCCTTCCTTACCAATCAAAGCCTCTGGAGATATGACAAGAGAATGCGAGACTCATCGCCGCTCGGTAAGCCAACCAACCTGTATTTAGCTCTCTCCATGCCTGGCCCACTAGCTAACTACCCAGCCCAACAAGTTCTACGGTCCAGAAAAGGCCCATTTTCAGCCCTTTAA